Genomic window (Cololabis saira isolate AMF1-May2022 chromosome 10, fColSai1.1, whole genome shotgun sequence):
TCCTGTCCTTACTCCCCGCATCAGAACGGGAGCTGAGAGGGAAGGACGTACTCTTTTCGAGATGGCCAGATGTAAGCTTATAGACAGCAACTTACCTAAGAGTCTGTGGCACCATGCTGTTCAGGAAGCAGCGTACACAAGAAACCGGTGCTTTAATAAGCACACAGGTACCACCCCATACACAGCACTGACGGGGAAAGAGTGTAATCTAGCCAGGATGCACAAGTTTGGATCAGTGTGTTACGCCTACCAACAGGACAGAGGTAAACTAGAATCCAGGTGTGGTAGAGGACTTTTTGTAGGGCATGACAAGGGCAGTCCTGCTTTTCTAGTTTATTATCCCGATAAAGGGAAAGTGCAGAAGCACAGACTGGTGAAGTTTGTCACCCAGACGACACGTGAGAACGAGACGCAGGCGCAAATGCTGGGAATGGACTCTAGAACAGGTGGTGAGGAAATAGATACACCACAGTCTAGTGTGAGCACAGATGAGCGGGCTGTTAGCCCACAGTCAACTGAGGATGGTGGCGAGAAGCACCCCAAGGTGACGTCACATGCCTCAAGCAGTGGGAGATATCCCACCCGAGAGCGTAATCCGCCGGGGTATCTGAGGGACTATGTTACTCAGGAGGACAGTGAGGAGGGTGATAGCACACTCACCAGCATAGACTATTGCTATAGAGCGGTGTGCGGTATACCGACAACCTTTAAAGAGGCCATGACATCATCAGCGTCAGAAAAATGGCAGAGAGCGATGGATGAGGAAATTAAATCCTTAGAAGACAACCGGACCTTCACTTTGACTAAGTTGCCAGAGGGCAGAAAGACAGTGGGAGGAAGATGGGTATACTCCATTAAAGAGGACAGTGACGGACATGAGCAATACAAGGCTAGGTTTGTAGCCAAAGGATACAGCCAGAGGGCGGGGATAGATTACGGTGAAACATTCTCACCTACAGCAAACCTGACCAGTGTTCGTGTGGTGATGCAGAAAGGCATGCTTTCCACCAGATTCAAGATGAAGGACTTAGGTCCACTATTAGAGATGAGAAGATGACACTGGTTTACTGTCCCACAGATGATATGGTTGCAGATGCAATGACCAAACCTGCCTCCAAATTAAAGTTGAGGAAATTTGTAGGGGTCATGGTTGGTGTGTAAATGTTTAGCATTTGACTGCCatgttattatttctgtttatctGATTTTGTAAAGATTGTATAGTATACAGAACATTCATAAGTGGGAGTGTTAAGTGTTGATATATGACTGACTGTATACTGCTGTTTAATACAAGAGGAGCTGACGTCATTACGTCAGTGGTTACTGTACGTGATATAAAAGGGTGTGTTCGCGCCCTGCTCACTCTCTCTGTCCTCTGCACCTGTTGATGAGAGCAGCCTGTATGTGCGTCGCTGAAGCTGTAATAAATACGCCACAGTTGGCTGAAAGTTTATTAAGTTGATTATTCTTTAGAATCTTACTTCTGCATACTGCTAGTGTGACCAAGGTTTTTAACAAGAACCACTCATCAATATAATCTGATCTGATTGTAGTTGATTGTAGTAGATTGTATaaatacacccccccccccccccccctttttttttttctctcacgcACCTCGCAGGCATGTATTGGGGCCTACTGAcattagcccctttcacacagagattccgcaatattggtgtaaagaagtcctgccaatacgccgcctttgttggttcacacagaaccatacaacgccggcataacgccgctcccgtctgtaaattcacacagcatgccggcgttccgcaatcagaggcgtgacgacagcgtcagcgtctagtggcgtgccggcatgccggctgtgtcattcacacagaccccgtttcggctctgtgacggctctgtgactacctccgctgccggcttattggtggggccactttgcccccccattccgcctccgtgactttcacacagaacagcgaggcggcttaaaggcgcaacgttcccgcctcgaactggctgtgtgaaaggggctacagACAGTGTACAGGGCCCAGAATTTGGTGCTACACCCCTGGCTGTCGGACATTTACATGTTGACTTGACGGAGAAATCCTAAAAGACAGTCATGTCTACTCGATGCTGGGGTGATACACACGGGCGGTTGCTTTGCTCCACGCAGCAGCGCCCTCCAGTGGTGGCCAGAGGAACTGCAACGATTTATAGTTCCACATGAGACTCAACCTGGAAGTTAGATGCTTGGCGCTTGTTCAAGAGAACAATTTGAGGactaaggctgcgtcccaattgaagttttcttcactaaccctaacatttgcgcgttcccgtgaaggtagtggtgtcccaattcctcttttcacctaggggggagggccggggcataacgagggctaggggctgagaatagcccctacggattgagggatttcagatgctcacttcgcgagcgagggggtttgaaaatttcccagaatgcttttcgtcgtcatttgcggactgaatcaaaaaaaaaacatggcggacatttcttattttttgtgaataaaatcaatattttgagttagtttctgcataaaaatgcgttttgattacatttctagttacaaaccaatattttactttcataatattcactcagtgaatgtacataatcccttttttgtccgttgttcgcgaagaatcgcgccggagtaaaggctgttaggttacgccgtaggctctgcgtcgatttgactcgccgaccgaaggcaaacaggcagactcgtctcagagaaatagagagaaataattctgtgactcgtcagatttgttttggatgtttctgatataatagtttttagaaaccacaaagtaatccagctgttatctgggtaatttacacactttcagataaagttgcgggagatcacgccagaataaagggatttatgggtccgcgttacaccaacgcagagcctacggcgtaggttacgtaacctacgccgtaagctctgcgtcgatgtacgcggcgacgcgcgccgtatgtcgtaccctacgccgtaccctacgccgtaggctctgcgtcgatttaacgtggacccaaactccggagcgggcagacagaaatctcgaaatttcggagcaaattttttttcaacaggcgtagctacaactgttagatttcatctattaaaccaacatcttcctaaatgatttatttcagccagcgtaattctcaacagagctgcaggtttctctcccgggacgatgcagcagcttgacccggcgatcacgtctgtccccccggccgtgagctgctgctgctccccggggccggcgactattctcatctccgaaaacatcgggtcaaatttcttaacaggcgttatttggataaactgagccccggttgcggatcttaaggttacctttatacctgaaaaaatattaaaacttaataaagtgccatattaacagcactacagctgaaattaaaacagcttttggctctctttTGGCtctcctgatcaggttagggatgaaaacgagggggagtaggagaaatgggacaggcacctgggccaagtgccctaggtttcaagtgccctaaaatctcccccttcttttttaggggttagggaagaaaagaagggcgagtggagaaaagagggGTGAGTGAAGTTCAATTGAGATTTGGCCTTACTATATCCCTCGGGCCAAACTGGCCTTATAAACACGCACCTTTGTGAAAATACTTCATCAATACCAGAGGTgggttacatttacttgagtaagttttgggacattttgtacttttaggagtagttttgaatcactatactttttacttttacttgagtagatttgtgaagaagaaactgttactcttactccgctacattaggctacgttgagctgttacttttcttttatcccttttatccacgtacgcgtcaatctcatgacatccctgagtgattctttggtaaaaatgtttgtttttgcatgttttgtcacatatacctagactcaaacacacacacacacacacacacacacacacacacacacacacacacacacacacacacacacacacacacacacacacacacacacacacacacacacacacacacacacacacacacacacacacacacacacacacacacacacacacacacacacacacacacacacacacacacacacacacacagtttctatgagttcatgtttgttctagttctgcctggttaaaaaagaaaagtacaaaggcttgaaattttgtgctacttgtgcttaatttatttttttattctgttattattttatttattttattattgagtaaagtacttgaatttacttactaattttaatttaagcttttttatttttcattaatttgaatttattttattattttattgatttaatttgcctcaagatgattattttgtacttttgtctgtttgaatggttgtgttaaaaaaataaatcagacgttactcaacagttactcagtacttgagtagttttttcaccaagtacttttttacttttactcaagtaattatttggatgactactttttacttctacttgagtcatattattctgaaggaacagtacttttacttgagtacaatttttggctactctacccagttCTGATCAATACTGATTTTTACACTTGCAACAATTGATGCACAGATGTTTGGAGTCCCATTTGTCTTCTGGGTTCCCAGAGCCCGGGTCTTGAATGTTGTTAAACACCACACTATTCTGCTGTGACGCCATGCTTCCACACCTGTACTGCCACACCTGGACCCCCTCCACTATCATGCAAGAGtcaccaatacaaaaacgtctgATGCGTTTGAAGACGATCTTCTAAATCTCAAAGATGCATTGTGGGATGTGCTGTCGGTATTTCATTCGAAGAAAAGATTTCCAGCTTTTAAAAACAGCAATCATGTTTGAGCATTCAAAGAACCACATGAAGACCTACATGCTTCAGAGTTGATCTCAGTAAAACGTGACAGATCTGTGAACAGACCTCAGAACTGCAGCTCATAAACTTAGCAAGCAGCCAGgaaagaaactgaaactggAATTGCTTACAGGTGTAAAACAGACATCAATGAAATTCATATCGGCTTTAAAAAACTTTATTAATCTCCACAAGGAAATGAATTGTTGCAGGAGTCACGAGGAGTCGCTGGGGAGGTTTATTGCTGCAGGGggaaggatctcctgcagcGGATCTGAAGACGCAAAAGACAGTTTCGTTAAAACTTTCCCAATCCTTTATAGCAAATAACCATATTTGGTGACTTCAGTTGACGTACATcctatgaaaatgaaaaaggtaaaaaaggtcCTTTTAATATTCTTTAATAACCTCATACAATCTATTTTAGTTATTTAAAATGACTTGTATTTTTTACTTTGAGAGAGAAAACCTCTGTGGTGGGTTTCATCATGTTGAATCTCAGTATAACTTTTAtcatgttgtgtttctgtgaaaggaatcaatttatggaacaatctgaacaaagaaaacaaagaatccaaatcaaacattacattcaaaagaacaattaaagcctgtatgttaaggaaatataacgaaaaatgttaagtttgattgacatacccgtaggcggtggtaattttatttaatgttattttaattttattctagttgtttttattcacttagttgttgtttttttttttttaattattattattaatttatgttatttgtgaaaggggcagatcagataagattcttcttctttctgctcccttttcattcataagttaggaacatttgtatttgtgtttgtattaaattgttttgtttttttgaatgaaataaagaataaaatgaaaaaaattaatcatTAGCAGTGCAGGTGAACATTCAGAAAAACATTCCACTAGAAACTGGGCCTCACAAAGCTGCGAGGAGCGGGTGATGCGGTGACCCCGTCCTCCTCTACGACATGGTGCAGTTGGCGTAATCGAACCCCTCACAGATCCACTTGTTGCTGAACATTTTGTAGCCCTCGGCTTCGGTCAGCTTACTTCCTGAAACGGAGACAAGCAGGGCCGTTGATGCGTGTTCGTGATCAGGACCAGACGACAGGAACCGGTACGGATCAGAGAGATTAGCTACCGTCCATCAGGTTCTGCATGCAGCAGAAGTTGGTGCTGTTCTCAGCTGGGAGGAGGTTGGTGATGGCGGTCACCGAGTCCCCCTGTTCGAGGAGAAACATCCAGATTTCACGTCACGCACCAGGACAGACAGGAATGTCTGTGGGAAACACTGCCGCTCTTTCCTGACTAAAGGGCAGCGTGTCACAGCATTAGAAACACATCTGTTCTGCTCATACCACATTTCCACACAGGTCTGACACTCAAACTGAACTTTTACACGATTACAACGGTAATTATTCTCATCCGTACACACACTGGATGTTTCTGACACAGTTATAATCTGGGCATGTTCAGGCCTAAATCTGCTTCTTTAGTTGAGCTGGTGAGACAGAAACCCGGCTGGGTTTAGATAAGAGTCACACTCACGGTCACTTTGCAGGTGGTGGACTGCTCCAGGAGAAACTGGAAGTTGTTCACTTTCTTGCTCGTGTGAGACGTGTGCGTCGCTTTGATCAGATAAGGAGCTCCAGACACCAGCTGAAAACACATTTCTGGATCAGCCGGAGTGGACGAGAGGACAGAGGTGCAGGACAAACTTTGGGACACCTGGGATCACACTCACAAACTCCTGCAGCAACAGTTCTACCCGCCATCCTTTTACAGTTCTTACAGATACGGTTCTCTTCTCTTAGCAGTTGAATTAATGCTGTCAATGCTGCATGTGAAGACCCGGTAATGAGAAATAAACACGAGCTGAAGCTCCTGACCTCATAGGAGCACTTCTCACTCTTTTCCTCTGCACAGCTCTGCCGGATCTGCCAGGCCTGGATCTGGTTCACCAGCTTCTCGTTGACCTCGCTGCAGTCAATGCCAAACATCCTGCACAGTGGGGGCGTTGGCTTCATCACTCTCATAAACAAGGGCATTAAAAGAAGACACATTTTTCCATATCAGCCAATAAACCTGTCTAAGACTCATTTTTATACAGCAAAATCTGGAATTTTggccaaacccccccccccaaaaaaaagccTCCATCAGCGTCCCTACCATTTGATTTTGCACTGGGCACCGCCATCTACCAAAGACAAGGCGACCGTGGTCCCGGCGAGGAGGGCCGCGGCGAAGACGAGGAACCTGGGGTCCATGCTGAAGGCTGCTGAGTGAAATCCTGCGTCCAGTGTGTTTGCGTGTCCAGGGGCCCGGGGTCTCTGCTGAATGTCTGCTCCGTCCGTGGCGATGGGGCTTAAAGTACAGCCGCTCAGGGGTCAGGTGGACACCCGGAACAGAGGGCAGCACATTGATTGAACACGGAGGCGACATGGGAAAGAAGCAGACAGCAGCATCCAACACAGGCGGCGTTTGTTGCAGCTCTGAAGCTTGAAATCACATCAAACAGCAGCCACAGATTTACATTCAACCGTGAAGAAAAGTGTTAACATTTTGTTGGGGCTTTCACAGCTGAATCAGGAGGGATGTTTGATTCCAGATGTTGGACACTGCAGGACCATACCTGTCAGGTCTCCCGTTTTAGCCAGGAAATGACCGCGTTTTACCCCTCTCTCCCGTAAATCTCccgttttataaaataataatttttaaaaagcattattgtgcctctccaaactgaattgtcactaaccacacgagaactgccccctgctgtagcctggTTCTCGCaaaggttagtggcaacaacgggggggggggggtcaccagTCCACCTCAGGACACCCACCCAcacagtcaataacccttttaaaaactcaatatatatatatatatatatatatatatatatatatatatatatatatatataacacacacatatttatgaTTGCGTTGCAGCATGTTTTTTCTATTTAGtattagttgtagtagtagtagtttgttttttttatttctaaactTCAGGcacactttaaaggagcttgaggctccttttaagaaatgagactctctagcgccacccttcaccacaacggccgttgggggtactgcagccaacagtgaagccggtacgggagaacggggagaacgcgcatgcagcgtcatgtgacgtcacatctgcaggacagcgcgggaaattcgggaccgaattgcagcacattttgcagcacacagcctgttcaaggcaaaggagagatacactagagggctcattctttttggtttggaacgcttcatctgacattattactagaaaacttaaaatgtatacagatttttttcataaatcctgccacaatccggcctcaagctcctttaactttgaTGTAAATAACTTTATTGGTACTGGGAACATAGTCATACCACATGTCATGTCCACATATTGCTGAGCCCGCCAACATAAAGTCTCACAGTTAAACATGTTTACGCCCCCAAACAAAAATGCATATCAGCTTAATAAAACTCTGAACTCTGAA
Coding sequences:
- the wu:fc46h12 gene encoding uncharacterized protein wu:fc46h12, with translation MDPRFLVFAAALLAGTTVALSLVDGGAQCKIKWMFGIDCSEVNEKLVNQIQAWQIRQSCAEEKSEKCSYELVSGAPYLIKATHTSHTSKKVNNFQFLLEQSTTCKVTGDSVTAITNLLPAENSTNFCCMQNLMDGSKLTEAEGYKMFSNKWICEGFDYANCTMS